In the genome of Ptychodera flava strain L36383 chromosome 13, AS_Pfla_20210202, whole genome shotgun sequence, one region contains:
- the LOC139148081 gene encoding E3 ubiquitin-protein ligase MIB2-like, with product MARLAKEEEQVVRQAEKFNAEMNFEELNGYPTLGARVSRGADWKWGMQDGGAHGTVVKHLRGGVIIVHWDYGYMNSYRHGAEGAFDLKVANENPDGARFILPGEHIKIGVRVQRGSDWQYGDEDGGENSIGSVYYIKHEAYYNVRVRWSNGQRGVYRYSGGVYELHIIIPGTALSISPANLVTYTQRIERDMEHTRTPKTPMEMKRLGELQAEFVQIAAKPKITPRTGPLPSTDPETGFMGSEATQVPVIC from the exons ATGGCGAGACTGGCTAAAGAG GAAGAACAGGTTGTACGGCAAGCCGAAAAGTTTAACGCTGAGATGAACTTTGAG GAATTGAACGGCTATCCGACTTTGGGGGCGCGCGTTTCCCGGGGAGCTGACTGGAAATGGGGTATGCAGGACGGGGGTGCGCATGGAACCGTGGTCAAGCATCTCAGGGGAG GAGTAATAATAGTACACTGGGACTACGGATATATGAACAGCTACAGACATGGAGCTGAAGGAGCCTTTGACCTCAAG GTAGCCAATGAAAACCCGGATGGCGCCCGCTTTATACTCCCAGGTGAACATATCAAGATAGGCGTCAGAGTTCAGCGAG GGTCTGACTGGCAGTATGGCGACGAAGATGGCGGGGAGAATAGTATTGGTTCAGTGTACTATATCAAACACGAAGCTTATTACAATGTCAGA GTGCGGTGGTCAAACGGACAGAGGGGTGTGTACCGATACTCTGGCGGTGTTTACGAGTTACATATCATTATCCCCG GCACCGCGTTGTCGATTTCTCCCGCAAATCTGGTGACATACACACAGAGAATAGAAAGAGACATGGAACACACAAGGACACCGAAAACACCCATGGAGATGAAACGACTCGGAGAACTGCAGGCTGAATTCGTACAAATCGCTGCCAAACCAAAGATCACGCCAAGGACTGGTCCTCTCCCAAGCACCGACCCTGAAACGGGTTTCATGGGCAGTGAGGCAACACAAGTACCGGTAATATGCTGA